One stretch of Prunus persica cultivar Lovell chromosome G1, Prunus_persica_NCBIv2, whole genome shotgun sequence DNA includes these proteins:
- the LOC18788500 gene encoding protein diaphanous homolog 1 yields MNTTSFLDKQIMDLSQGSSQQNDFIGLMNHPQEVEQQVGYGNGLSKNEKILSDYFQSIRPIIGSSFQSPNIDAKHNLGGGGEGSTRAWNSSESKSNTTSPIRNYGSLDSIKPSELILEKDQNVPDATIVSEIDRTMKKHVNSLLHVLEGVSEKLTQLESRTCHLENSVEDLKISVGNNHGNTDGKMRQLENVLRDVQTGIQVLKDKQAIVETQLQLGKTQVLNSEVDTQSQVSGQTVASESTQAHQQPPHPVNLASSLPAVSPPNAPPQPMFQSVLPLVPPPNQFSQNQMPPVPQRDPYFPVPGQTQEAPNQQYQLPPSQQSLPPPTAAPHQQFQPTTQPQHSQPPPQLPQQHPSLAPVNPSQLRPTLGHHAEETPYVPSLSYPPNLPQPPYQTPSGLPPSQQYYGPGSHAYEPPSSKSSTGFSSGYGPPSALGETYHYGGSLQDDSSSMKPRMPSSATAHSGGIGYPQLPVARVLPHASPTSSRVGGSSGSAGTGNKVPIDDVIDHVTTMGFSRDHVRATIRKLTDNGQAVDVNVVLDKLMNDEEVQPPRGWFGR; encoded by the exons ATGAATACAACGTCGTTCTTGGacaagcagataatggatctcTCGCAAGGATCATCGCAGCAGAATGACTTCATCGGCCTGATGAACCATCCCCAAGAGGTGGAACAGCAGGTGGGCTACGGTAATGGGCTTTCCAAGAACGAAAAGATCTTATCCGACTATTTCCAGTCCATTCGTCCCATCATCGGATCTTCTTTCCAGTCCCCAAATATTGATGCCAAACATAATCttggaggtggaggagaaGGATCCACTAGGGCATGGAACTCCTCCGAGTCAAAGTCCAACACTACGTCTCCTATCAGA AATTATGGTTCTCTGGATTCCATTAAACCGTCAGAGCTTATTTTAGAGAAGGACCAAAATGTTCCTGATGCTACAATTGTGTCAGAGATTGACCGCACCATGAAGAAGCATGTCAATAGTTTACTCCATGTGTTGGAAGGTGTTAGTGAGAAACTAACACAACTAGAGAGCAGAACCTGCCACCTTGAAAATTCTGTAGAGGATTTGAAGATATCTGTGGGAAACAATCATGGGAACACTGATGGAAAGATGAGACAGTTGGAGAATGTTCTTAGAGAT GTGCAAACAGGTATTCAGGTATTGAAGGATAAACAAGCAATAGTAGAGACCCAGCTCCAGCTTGGGAAGACGCAAGTATTAAATTCCGAGGTAGACACTCAATCGCAAGTTTCTGGGCAGACAGTAGCTTCTGAATCTACGCAAGCTCACCAACAGCCTCCTCACCCTGTGAATCTTGCATCTTCACTTCCTGCTGTCTCTCCACCAAATGCTCCTCCCCAACCTATGTTCCAAAGTGTACTACCTTTAGTTCCGCCTCCAAATCAGTTTTCTCAGAACCAGATGCCTCCTGTCCCTCAGCGAGACCCTTATTTTCCAGTACCTGGTCAAACTCAAGAAGCCCCAAATCAGCAATACCAGTTACCTCCAAGTCAGCAGTCACTCCCCCCTCCTACAGCAGCACCACATCAACAATTTCAACCTACCACTCAACCACAGCATTCTCAGCCACCACCTCAGCTGCCTCAACAGCACCCTTCACTTGCACCTGTTAATCCCTCTCAACTCCGGCCTACATTAGGCCACCATGCGGAAGAGACACCTTATGTTCCTTCCTTAAGTTACCCACCCAATCTTCCCCAGCCACCTTATCAGACACCCAGTGGGCTCCCTCCCTCCCAACAGTATTATGGTCCAGGTTCCCACGCCTATGAACCACCATCTAGCAAATCCAGTACAGGATTTTCTTCTGGGTATGGTCCTCCGTCTGCGCTAGGTGAGACATATCATTACGGTGGATCACTTCAAGATGACAGTTCCTCAATGAAACCACGAATGCCTTCTTCTGCCACAGCTCACAGTGGAGGAATTGGTTACCCACAGCTTCCAGTTGCTCGAGTATTGCCTCATGCATCGCCGACCTCTTCTAGGGTGGGCGGTTCTTCAGGTTCAGCTGGGACTGGAAACAAGGTTCCCATTGATGATGTGATTGATCATGTGACAACTATGGGTTTTTCAAGAGACCATGTTAGGGCGACGATTCGGAAGCTGACAGACAATGGCCAAGCAGTTGATGTGAATGTGGTGCTAGATAAGCTGATGAATGACGAGGAAGTCCAGCCGCCTAGAGGTTGGTTTGGCCGGTAG
- the LOC18791826 gene encoding pentatricopeptide repeat-containing protein At1g71490 has product MPSSFSRFIPRGLSLSQIQRFIPKSWKRGTTQFEKPSAPSIFETGSAVDDSMIDFLLISIKNYASEGNLSKAFKAFSLLKLHGSSATSCDLILHPISSLLLSCANHKSFPQGEQLHAHIVRLGFERHPILVSKLVTLYSSFNLHVDAHIVIENSNILHPLPWNVLISSYVKNELLDEALSTYKQMVNKGVRPDSFTYPSVLKACGEKLDIGFGREVHKSINASCQDWNLFVHNSLVSMYGRFGLVDVARHLFDKMPTRDEISWNAMISGYASKGMWTEAFELFGSMRMEGLGVDILTWNTIAGGCLRTGNFKGALELLSQMRICGILLDSVALIIGLSACSHIGVIKLGKEIHGSAIRSCWDGYDNVKHALITMYSRCKDLRQAYALFQLIEDRSIITWNSMLSGYSRMDRAEEASFLFREMLCSGIEPNYITIASILPLCARVANLQHGKEFHCYITKRVVFDDYLLLWNALVDMYARSGKILEAKRVFDSMSKRDEVTYTSMIAGYGVQGEGKAALKLFEEMNMLHIKPDHVTMVSILSACSHSRLVIQGQMLFEKMMSVYGITPRLEHYACMVDLYGRAGLLNKAKEIITRMPYSPTSAMWATLLGACRIHGNIDIGEWAAEKLLEMRPENSGYYVLIANMYAAAGCWNKLARVRTFMRDLGVRKAPGCAWVDVGDGFSLFLVGNTTNELRNDIYLLLDGLTELMKDADPVVNEDFSSGYDVV; this is encoded by the coding sequence ATGCCATCGTCGTTTTCTCGTTTCATCCCAAGGGGCCTTTCTCTATCCCAAATCCAACGCTTCATACCTAAAAGCTGGAAACGAGGTACCACCCAATTTGAGAAACCATCAGCACCGTCTATTTTCGAAACAGGTTCAGCAGTTGATGATTCTATGATagattttcttcttatatccATTAAGAACTATGCAAGCGAGGGTAATTTATCAAAAGCATTCAaagctttctctcttctcaagCTCCATGGCTCTTCTGCCACTTCTTGTGACCTTATCTTGCATCccatctcttctcttctcttgtcTTGCGCCAACCATAAATCTTTCCCACAGGGTGAACAGCTTCATGCACATATTGTCAGATTGGGTTTTGAGCGACACCCCATTTTGGTTTCCAAGCTGGTTACTCTTTACTCAAGCTTTAATCTCCATGTTGATGCTCATATTGTCATTGAGAATTCAAATATATTGCATCCTCTTCCTTGGAATGTGCTCATCTCTTCATATGTTAAAAATGAACTTTTGGATGAGGCTCTCTCTACGTATAAACAAATGGTCAATAAGGGGGTTAGACCAGATAGTTTCACTTACCCGTCTGTTCTCAAGGCATGTGGTGAAAAATTGGATATAGGGTTTGGGAGGGAGGTGCATAAGTCAATCAATGCTAGTTGTCAGGATTGGAATTTATTTGTGCATAATTCATTGGTCTCCATGTATGGGAGATTTGGGCTTGTGGATGTTGCTCGTCACTTGTTTGACAAAATGCCCACAAGGGATGAGATCTCTTGGAATGCAATGATATCTGGTTATGCCTCCAAGGGCATGTGGACGGAAGCATTTGAGCTGTTTGGAAGCATGCGGATGGAGGGTCTTGGAGTTGATATCTTAACTTGGAATACCATAGCTGGAGGATGCTTGAGGACAGGCAATTTCAAGGGTGCACTTGAGTTGCTTTCTCAAATGAGAATCTGTGGTATTTTATTGGACTCGGTAGCATTGATTATTGGTTTGAGTGCTTGTTCCCACATTGGAGTCATTAAGTTAGGGAAGGAGATTCATGGTTCTGCAATTCGTAGTTGTTGGGATGGCTATGATAATGTTAAACATGCATTAATTACAATGTATTCCAGGTGCAAAGACCTTAGGCAAGCCTATGCTTTGTTTCAATTGATAGAAGATAGAAGTATAATTACTTGGAACTCCATGCTTTCTGGTTATTCCCGCATGGACCGAGCTGAGGAAGCTTCATTCTTATTTAGGGAGATGTTGTGTTCTGGAATTGAACCTAATTACATTACAATTGCCAGCATCCTTCCCCTCTGTGCTCGGGTAGCGAATCTTCAACATGGGAAGGAGTTCCACTGCTACATCACAAAACGTGTAGTGTTTGATGATTATTTACTTCTGTGGAATGCTCTTGTGGACATGTATGCCAGATCAGGCAAAATTTTAGAAGCTAAACGAGTATTTGATTCAATGTCTAAGCGAGATGAAGTAACTTATACTTCAATGATTGCAGGATATGGAGTCCAGGGTGAGGGAAAAGCTGCATTGAAGTTATTTGAAGAGATGAACATGTTACACATCAAACCTGATCATGTAACCATGGTTTCAATTTTATCAGCTTGTAGCCATTCTCGTCTTGTAATCCAAGGCCAAATGCTTTTTGAAAAGATGATGAGTGTGTATGGTATAACTCCCCGTTTGGAGCACTATGCTTGCATGGTTGATCTTTACGGGAGGGCTGGTCTATTAAACAAAGCAAAGGAGATTATCACAAGGATGCCTTACAGCCCAACTTCTGCAATGTGGGCTACTCTTCTTGGAGCTTGTCGGATCCATGGAAATATAGATATAGGGGAATGGGCAGCCGAGAAGCTGTTGGAAATGAGACCTGAAAATTCTGGTTACTACGTGTTAATTGCTAACATGTATGCTGCTGCTGGTTGTTGGAACAAGCTAGCGAGAGTGAGGACTTTCATGAGGGACTTGGGTGTGAGGAAGGCTCCTGGCTGTGCTTGGGTTGATGTGGGCGATGGATTCTCCCTGTTTTTGGTGGGGAACACAACAAATGAGCTGAGAAATGACATTTACCTTCTGTTGGATGGATTAACTGAGCTAATGAAAGATGCTGATCCTGTTGTCAATGAGGATTTTAGTTCAGGTTATGATGTTGTTTGA